The Coregonus clupeaformis isolate EN_2021a chromosome 27, ASM2061545v1, whole genome shotgun sequence genomic sequence CTCCATAGGTGAGTCCATGCTGACATAGTTACTGTAaatctggagaaaaaaaagattAAACAAGAGATCTAGCTAAATAATTTCCTCCTActgtgttgtctgtgtgtctggagAGATAGTCAGTTACTCTGTGACATGCTTTCTGTTTTGCCTTTGAATAAAAAACAGCAGTGCTCTTTTCTACAGTCTGTCAGAAAGCCAAACTGACCCTTTCCCTCTTACCTCTCCTGGGGCTCTCTGACATCTTCACCCTGAGAGATGCTCTAAACAGGGACAACAGGACAAGCCATGATGGTCTCATGGCTCAAGGCTTTTTGGTTTCACAGAAATGGGAGAGCCAGTCAACCTGTTAGCTTGTTGACTTTATCTAAAAACCTCATCCACTTTCTCCGCCCTCATGTCCTTCCTTGAAAGCACCCGGTGGTCAATTTGTTTAATCATTATGCTTCCCTCCTCTAATCTAAAAATATAATGTTTTTGAGATAGATGTAGCCATGTTTGTGCATTGGTTTAAATATGACAATAATAAGTTATATTAATTGTCCTGTcccgtccatctctctctctctgacagtgatCTCCACTCCCATCGCTGTGATTGGCCTGTATGATGAGGGGAAGGTGTTTGTCAACGGGACCTGTGTACTGAACGAGCACAGCTTCGTCCTGGTGGGCTCTTTTGTAGCCTTCTTTGTCCCTCTGGTCATCATGGTGGTCAGCTACTATTTGACTGTGCGTGTGCTGCAGCACCAAGCTTCTGATTTCCTGCATGGAGGCCAGGGTTCGATCAACCAGTCGGTCTTACTCAGGATCACCCCAAGGTCCCCTGCAGGGGACGGTCTCCGCCTCCTCAAACAGGACCCTGCCCCTGAGGCCTTGCCAGCTGTTGGTTCCTCCGATGTTTCCGTCTCTCAAGCCTCCCTTCAACCCATCTCTCCAGCAGGGAGACTGGAGCCAGGGGGAGCTGGTGGGAGACCTGGCATGGCTCAATCAATAAAAAATGAGAGGAGAGCTTCCATGGTCCTGGGTGTGGTGTTTTTCCTCTTCCTGATTATGTGGTGTCCATTCTTCATCACCAACGTGCTGAGTGTGTTGTGTGAGGACTCGATAATAAGCTTGTGCAATAAGCCTGTGTTGGCAGTGCTCCTAAAGGTCTTTGTTTGGGTGGGATATGTCTCCTCTGGTGTCAACCCACTGGTCTACACTCTATTCAACAGGACCTACAGACAGGCCTTCCACCGCTACCTACAGTGTATCTACCATAGCACGCCAGCCAACCCTACCGTTCCTGGTTATACCGTCACACCTATTCTCTGCAGTAAAGATGCCAACGACTGTAGCTGTAACAGCCACAATGGGCATAAAGGGGACATGAAAGGAAGAAtggggttggagagagagggtACAGGGTCTGGGATGTTGGCCAGCGTCTGTCCCACCCCCACTGAGGATGTCAGCTGTGTCTGAACTGGCTGGCCTCCTGTCTTTCCCCTCCAGGCTCTCTCTACATACAAAACATTGTTGTGACACagccatagggcggcgcacaattggcccagcgtcgtccgggtttggccggtgtaggccttcattgtaaataagaatttgttcttaactgacttacctagttaaataaaggttaaaaaaaaaaaaaaaaacattgcttcaTGTCACTGTCTGGATTCTCCAGCTCCACTTCCTGTTCAAACACAGGAGATGTACTGGATTCTCCAGCTCCACTTCCTGTTCAAACACAGGAGATGTACTGGATTCTCCAGCTCCACTTCCTGTTCAAACACAGGAGATGTACTGGATTCTCCAGCTCCACTTCCTGTTCAAACATAGGAGATGTACTCGATGTCTCCCTGTTGCTGGACCTGCAAACATGACCAGATATGAAATTGTGTTAAGGCTGCACAATGTGACTAAAGACATTGATAGTGTTTGTGTCAGACTTTAATATTGGCATTACAACTAGTGAGTAATACGTGTTTACTCAGTGTGGTTATTGAAATGAAATGTCCATTAACTGCACTACTAGGAAATCAAAAGGCGTTTGCATCCCTCACAACAGGCTTTGAGAGGGTCACGTACAGCTTTACAGGAAAACCACCTGCTGTAGCTCTCTGTAATCCTAGAACCACAGTGCCACCTAGTGGACATATACTGTACAATACATACAAATGTAATTTTCTTACTGTACAATACATATACTATACGTTTTTTTCTGTTTGTATGATAGATTCAAGTCAAAGATAGGAAATTAGTATTGCACTTGAATGGGAAACAGATGTCCTCATGGACAAGGAGATGTTTCACTCCTCATTACCTCAAGACTGGTACTATTTTGGTTAATATTTCTGACCGAGGCCAGGAACCACACCCTATGAGTTTTGTTTTTCTTAATCATATCACAATCGACTTTTACTAGTTTATTTTTTCTCTGACATATTGTATTCAAATATGTAAATTTGGTGATATCTCATTCAATATGCACATATTTGCCTATCACGCAAagtgagtttgggaaaccctggtctaagGATAACCACAGACAATTTGGTGAATGCACATGCTTCTGAGGCTGAGAACAATTTGTTGGCATGTGGGTAGAGTCTGACTTTAGGGAAATGGCAGTTAAAGACAAGGACAATGAATTTAGACTACCAAACGCCAAACAGCTATTTAGACCCAACCACCATCTATTCAAAGTAAGTTACTACATATAGGCCAGTTTGTAACATTTTCTATGAAATGGGCTTTTAAATTATGTGTGattcaatttgtaagtcgctctggataagagcatctgctaaatgacttaaatgtaaatgttattttaatGTGAGTTTTGATATTATGGATGTATGTCCATTTAAAAGTGTTTACAATTCATTACATTTTGATGATGATAAACTAACGAAAATAATAAATATACATTTGAATcaactttttttttacttttacttttttttttttttttttaataccaAAACATCTCAAAGTGTAtaagtaaatgtaaaaatgtcattTTAGCCTGTGGCGCTTAATATGATATGATATCTGTGGGGGGGTTTCTTCAGTTCTAACATACAGGGCTCTATTTTCTGCAGGCGTTAAATTGGCGCTAGCGTCAAACGCATGTTAGTTTGCAATTTCATGTAAAAATTTGtgcactggcattttccagccgTAACGCCAGGTTCGGCAATTTACCTCTAACATCAGCACGCTTGTGCTCAGATGGGAGGGGTGGAAATattaaaaacatgattttaagTGCTAATTTCAGACAGCGCTggtagggatatttaagaccaaccaaaagctggttttagcggtaaagcagttggttatggcatgaattttgacagcggaaacgcagcctatccagccgtgacgcACACTGCCCATATGTGCATTGAACAAGATGTGAGTTGGTGCCTGTAAACTTcctatttagaaacataaaacacgaatgttttttttttccccatttcgttttatttgattaaataccaagcatagcctcccctcctctcaatgtctgttttatttttgtcctgcccaatgcAATCAAGTAGGCTAGTCAAGACCGTTGATAACGTGTTTGGCTCGTGAGACCACTTGGAAATTAATCTTAATCACCAAAACTTTATTAAAATTTCAAGTTTGAGAGGAGGAAAATAGTGTgctgacattccctttttatctatgtattgtaggcAGGCCTACATTGTTTTAGCCATGCTTTGGACATGTGTAAGACCCCCTTcatgatgtaggctacgtgtccATTCCCATCATGAAACATGAGATGAGAACCTCGGTGAATACCGGTGAACCTGGTTTTTAAaagttattttcctgtaacaATAGTTTGTTTTCTGTTTTCATCTTTTTTAAACCCAAGCCCTCCATAGGCTACCCTtatgcctcgatcacaccgacagggtttttgcgttttggtacaccagaagtatgCCTTGTACACGCTGCATTTGCCTTGTaccattgcgttgcagaggcagttgcagtgcgttctgtgtggtgcatacataGGATTTATCAACCTTATGCATGAAATTGTACGCGTAGacagcttgacagaaatggtagcagaaggtgaatgttgaacttttgttgcacacatatccagacgATACTGCTTAACATTTTGCGCAATGAAGATgtaggcagtggcggctcctgaaaaaattctcaggaggggcaatttttctgatgatttaggtgacctacacacattttaaaaaagatatgtccagcaacaacatgaagacaggggcagcatataagtcaataccagaagcatttattgactgatctggggagatggattccagtttctgtgacagattataaataatctctgatgcctttgttatattagcttttggttgaatgtactgtcgtagtaaatatataatgttatagcttggtctgactaaaatcttgtgcatgacccattttgtgttgggcgtttgttttcaatcaatgctgttcctatcctataacaatggacaaaagagtcctatcttgtcagccttgtcagcaggtggccaaggacaacacccacgccataggtctctcagttcttccaactcacgagttcttgctctgaggacacacacacacacacacatcatcactgataacacacacacacacacacatcatcactgttaaacacacacacacacacacatcatcactgttaaacacacacacacacacacacacaaaaatcccctctctttaggctgaacatttgaagacagagaacccgactcagagccaatgcaacagtggaggggacctcgcccaactcatcaggaccaatcagaagatcagaactactatattcaacctacatcatttattgtataaaatgtcagcacacaatgttttcggggctctcttcagatagctccctaagagtttgacgaacgagtccgtgcacgcgattccagatatctttacctctgaataaactgcctttattataccatatccaccctgtccaaagtctctacttggtctcagttctccagtaaacttgtgattatcaacagtacacaacggtaacaaacaattgggggaactcacggggcagatagtaaggtcacagtgacacagaaagcagttcaatgtcggggctcgggggtacagagtcgctctcttaccaggatcgattttccctgtgactgtcagatcgaggtccgctccgaccagggtgaagccggccggctccacttctctgtccgggactctgtcatccagccaagtctcccagctgtattggattccgctgccagcaacgttttcattatttagtccgttcgtagcgggta encodes the following:
- the LOC121542121 gene encoding 5-hydroxytryptamine receptor 2C, translating into MAEHSSSRAWRVQPLASLSDRMIMTESTTVLLNLSFPVEWNQSDSRPETPDKEKNWPALLILVVIFFTVAGNILLILAVSLERKLQNATSFFLRSLAVADMLVGFLVMPVSLINILYDYVWPFPRPLCPVWIYLDVLFSTASIMHLCAISLDRYVGICNPIQHSRSNTLFKAKAKIALVWTISIVISTPIAVIGLYDEGKVFVNGTCVLNEHSFVLVGSFVAFFVPLVIMVVSYYLTVRVLQHQASDFLHGGQGSINQSVLLRITPRSPAGDGLRLLKQDPAPEALPAVGSSDVSVSQASLQPISPAGRLEPGGAGGRPGMAQSIKNERRASMVLGVVFFLFLIMWCPFFITNVLSVLCEDSIISLCNKPVLAVLLKVFVWVGYVSSGVNPLVYTLFNRTYRQAFHRYLQCIYHSTPANPTVPGYTVTPILCSKDANDCSCNSHNGHKGDMKGRMGLEREGTGSGMLASVCPTPTEDVSCV